In Hermetia illucens chromosome 1, iHerIll2.2.curated.20191125, whole genome shotgun sequence, one genomic interval encodes:
- the LOC119661228 gene encoding uncharacterized protein LOC119661228 gives MTQLMGNLPAHRVQPARPFTNTGIDFTGPLWIHFKGRGNRPQKAYLAVFCCFATKAVHLELVTNLTTEAFINALKRFIERRGHCQSLYCDNATNFVGAKNQLAELNKSIYGEESQEQLINFCTPKGIDFHFTPPRSPHFGGLWEAAVKSAKHFLIRNISPAKLTYEEMATLIIEVEAILNSRPLTPLSSEARDLMALTPGHFLIGEPLTNPVDVHAQAVKANLPQRWKEINDTKNRF, from the coding sequence ATGACGCAGCTCATGGGAAACCTGCCCGCCCATCGAGTACAACCAGCCAGACCATTCACGAATACTGGTATCGACTTCACCGGCCCTCTATGGATTCACTTTAAGGGGAGAGGCAATCGTCCGCAAAAGGCGTACCTTGCTGTATTTTGTTGCTTTGCAACAAAGGCGGTGCATCTGGAATTAGTGACGAATCTAACGACAGAAGCCTTCATCAATGCGCTGAAACGTTTCATTGAGCGTAGAGGACATTGTCAAAGTCTATATTGCGACAATGCAACTAACTTTGTGGGCGCCAAAAATCAACTAGCAGAATTAAACAAAAGCATATACGGGGAAGAATCCCAAGAACAACTAATCAATTTTTGCACACCCAAGggtattgattttcattttactcCACCAAGATCGCCTCATTTCGGTGGCCTGTGGGAGGCGGCAGTAAAATCTGCCAAACACTTTTTAATCAGAAACATATCCCCAGCAAAACTTACGTATGAAGAAATGGCAACTTTAATAATCGAAGTCGAGGCTATTTTGAATTCAAGGCCACTGACACCTCTATCATCCGAGGCCAGAGACCTTATGGCATTAACTCCAGGCCATTTCTTAATTGGGGAACCACTAACGAACCCAGTTGATGTACACGCCCAAGCAGTAAAGGCCAATTTACCGCAAAGATGGAAGGAAATCAACGACACAAAGAATAGATTCTAG
- the LOC119661225 gene encoding uncharacterized protein LOC119661225, which yields MVLAMVKDSISLINQIDHQNSFQRLQRIMAHVLRFVRNARTTNHKEREKSLLTASEMEESLRVIVKEAQWDVYRESMQQLTCNKQLNNSDPLSSLHPFLDEFELLRVGGRLEASNLTYGTNHPIILPYGHYITRLILNDLHHKHLHA from the coding sequence ATGGTATTGGCCATGGTGAAGGACTCAATTTCCCTtatcaatcaaatcgaccatcaAAACTCGTTTCAACGACTGCAACGCATAATGGCACATGTGCTACGGTTCGTTAGGAATGCACGAACAACGAACCACAAGGAACGAGAAAAATCGCTCTTAACTGCAAGCGAAATGGAGGAATCCTTGCGAGTAATAGTAAAGGAAGCTCAATGGGATGTGTATCGAGAATCAATGCAGCAACTAACATGTAACAAGCAATTAAACAACAGCGATCCATTGAGCAGTCTGCATCCATTCTTAGACGAATTCGAACTTTTGAGAGTCGGCGGTCGGCttgaagcttcaaatttaacttaTGGTACCAACCACCCGATCATCCTTCCTTACGGCCATTACATAACTCGATTGATTTTGAATGATCTGCACCATAAGCATCTTCACGCCTGA